The following coding sequences lie in one Candidatus Paceibacterota bacterium genomic window:
- the gyrA gene encoding DNA gyrase subunit A, giving the protein MAPKENPKNKEEKPIAGENRPNIVPRSLVTEMKESYLDYAMSVITARALPDIRDGLKPVHRRILYAMNELGLTAGAKTRKSAKITGDVTGNYHPHGDAAVYESLVKMAQDFSMRYPLIIGQGNFGSIDGDGAAAPRYTEAKMSRIASELLRDLEKGTVEFRPNYEGTRREPVVLPTAVPNLLLNGTLGIAVGMASNIPPHNLGEVIDATIHLIDNPEAGNPELTQFIKGPDFPTGGIIYGEKDIHHAYANGKGPVVVRGEAEIVEEKAGRSQIIVTSIPFRVNKADLITHIADLVRDKKLEGIKDIRDESTKDIRIVIDLKNGAYPQNVLNYLYKHTQLEETFHFNNVALVDGVPQTLALKGFLEEFISHRKVVIRRRTEFDLARAEEKEHILLGLKKALDHIDRIIKLIRAAKDVTTAHGDLRKEFKFSDKQATAILEMRLQKLAGLERKKIEDDLKETQTLIKDLKEILASSKRIQTIIKNELKEIREKYADERKTKIIKHGAKAFSIEDVIPDEESVLVLTAGGYIKRTNPDEYRRQKRGGVGVVDLDTKEEDFITKFLTTSSHSDLLFFTDKGKAYQIKMYDIPEGRRATRGKSIMNFLSLGSDEKVTSILPMPKVVKNNPVSLLMVTKGGTAKKVKAENFHDVRRSGLIAIRLEAGDELISASFVEKGDEVSVVSSDGQSIRFRESDVREMGRSAGGVRVMKLAKKAEVVGADVIKKSYSNPEILVVMKNGYGKKTDLKEYKTQKRGGSGIKTAKVTSKTGDLIASKVISGAETEVVAISKKSQVIRVNLTEIPSLGRQTQGVRIMKLREGDSIASLVCL; this is encoded by the coding sequence ATGGCTCCAAAAGAAAACCCTAAAAATAAGGAAGAAAAGCCCATCGCCGGCGAAAATCGCCCCAATATTGTTCCGCGAAGTCTGGTGACCGAGATGAAAGAGTCGTATCTCGACTACGCCATGTCCGTTATTACGGCGCGAGCTTTGCCTGACATTCGTGATGGACTGAAGCCGGTGCATCGCCGCATTCTCTATGCCATGAACGAACTTGGTTTAACCGCCGGTGCCAAAACTCGAAAGTCAGCCAAGATTACCGGAGACGTTACAGGTAATTATCATCCGCACGGAGATGCGGCTGTTTATGAATCGCTGGTAAAGATGGCACAGGATTTTTCCATGCGCTACCCGCTCATTATTGGGCAGGGGAATTTCGGATCAATTGATGGCGACGGCGCGGCTGCCCCGCGTTACACTGAAGCTAAAATGTCGCGCATTGCCAGCGAACTTCTACGCGATCTGGAAAAAGGCACGGTGGAATTCCGGCCAAATTATGAAGGCACTCGTCGTGAGCCGGTAGTTTTGCCGACGGCCGTGCCAAATCTTCTATTGAATGGAACATTAGGGATCGCTGTTGGTATGGCCTCAAACATTCCTCCTCACAACCTCGGAGAAGTAATAGACGCCACTATTCATTTAATTGATAATCCGGAAGCCGGCAATCCCGAACTGACACAATTTATCAAAGGACCGGATTTTCCGACCGGCGGAATTATTTACGGTGAGAAAGATATTCATCACGCTTACGCCAACGGCAAAGGTCCGGTAGTAGTGCGGGGAGAAGCCGAGATTGTGGAAGAGAAGGCTGGCCGCTCCCAAATTATCGTCACTTCCATTCCATTTAGAGTGAACAAAGCCGATCTCATCACTCATATTGCTGATCTAGTGCGCGACAAGAAACTTGAAGGCATTAAGGACATTCGCGATGAATCAACCAAAGATATTCGCATTGTCATTGATCTTAAAAACGGTGCCTATCCGCAGAATGTTTTAAATTATCTTTACAAACACACACAACTCGAAGAAACTTTCCACTTTAACAATGTAGCCTTGGTAGATGGAGTGCCTCAAACTCTGGCTCTCAAGGGCTTTTTAGAAGAGTTCATTAGCCACCGAAAGGTTGTTATTCGACGGCGCACTGAATTCGATCTGGCTCGAGCCGAAGAGAAAGAACACATTTTGCTCGGCTTAAAGAAGGCTCTGGACCACATCGATCGCATCATTAAATTGATACGAGCGGCCAAAGACGTCACCACTGCTCATGGCGACTTGCGCAAGGAATTTAAATTCTCGGATAAGCAAGCTACTGCTATTTTGGAAATGCGGCTGCAGAAGCTTGCCGGGCTCGAGCGCAAGAAGATAGAAGATGATTTAAAAGAAACTCAAACTCTCATTAAAGATCTCAAAGAAATTTTGGCCAGCTCAAAGCGCATTCAAACGATTATTAAAAACGAACTGAAGGAAATCCGAGAGAAATATGCGGACGAACGCAAAACCAAGATCATCAAACACGGTGCCAAAGCTTTTTCTATTGAAGATGTTATTCCGGATGAGGAATCCGTACTGGTTCTGACGGCTGGAGGCTACATCAAGCGCACCAATCCCGACGAATATCGACGTCAGAAACGTGGCGGAGTCGGAGTAGTTGATCTTGATACTAAGGAAGAAGATTTTATTACTAAATTCTTGACCACTAGCAGTCACAGCGACTTGCTTTTCTTTACCGATAAAGGCAAGGCATATCAAATCAAGATGTATGACATTCCGGAAGGACGTCGGGCTACTCGCGGCAAATCAATTATGAATTTTCTGTCACTTGGCTCAGACGAGAAAGTCACCTCCATTTTACCGATGCCGAAAGTGGTGAAGAATAATCCGGTTTCTCTTCTTATGGTAACCAAAGGTGGGACGGCCAAAAAAGTCAAAGCCGAAAATTTTCATGATGTTAGACGCAGCGGTTTGATCGCCATTCGGCTGGAGGCGGGAGATGAATTAATTTCAGCCTCTTTTGTGGAAAAGGGAGATGAGGTCAGTGTTGTCTCGTCCGATGGACAATCCATTCGATTTAGGGAATCAGACGTGAGAGAAATGGGCAGAAGCGCCGGCGGAGTTCGGGTCATGAAATTAGCTAAAAAGGCCGAAGTTGTGGGGGCGGATGTCATCAAGAAAAGCTATAGTAATCCGGAAATTCTGGTGGTGATGAAGAATGGTTATGGCAAGAAGACTGATCTGAAAGAATACAAAACTCAAAAACGAGGGGGAAGCGGCATTAAGACGGCCAAAGTAACTTCCAAAACTGGCGATCTGATCGCTTCCAAAGTTATTTCCGGAGCCGAAACGGAAGTAGTAGCTATTTCCAAAAAGAGTCAGGTCATTCGTGTTAATCTTACCGAAATCCCATCGCTTGGACGCCAAACTCAAGGAGTGCGCATTATGAAATTGCGCGAAGGGGATTCAATTGCTTCACTCGTGTGTTTGTAG
- a CDS encoding methyltransferase domain-containing protein — translation MLFTHPEKNLEAAYLAEGMSVADFGAGVGHHAIAAARRVGPTGSVYAVEIQPDLLSKLRAEAKGEKLENVHSILGDIEKPNGSTLANGSVDRVLMINVLFQLGSKVEALSEAKRVLNKGGQLVLIDWSDSFSQIGPHQDHVVKAAEAISLSEKAGFKLLQQFEAGSHHYGLLFKVI, via the coding sequence ATGCTCTTTACCCATCCGGAAAAAAATCTAGAAGCAGCTTATCTCGCTGAAGGAATGAGCGTGGCGGATTTTGGAGCTGGTGTAGGGCACCATGCCATTGCCGCGGCAAGAAGGGTTGGGCCAACCGGCAGTGTTTATGCGGTGGAAATTCAGCCCGATCTTTTATCCAAACTTCGAGCCGAAGCCAAAGGAGAAAAGTTAGAGAATGTTCATTCCATTTTGGGAGATATTGAAAAGCCAAATGGCAGTACTTTAGCGAACGGATCGGTTGATCGCGTCCTTATGATCAATGTTTTGTTTCAGTTGGGAAGTAAGGTGGAAGCGCTTAGCGAGGCTAAGCGCGTTTTGAATAAAGGGGGACAACTAGTTTTAATTGACTGGAGCGATTCCTTTAGTCAAATAGGCCCTCACCAAGATCATGTAGTGAAAGCTGCCGAAGCAATTAGTCTCTCGGAAAAGGCCGGCTTCAAATTGCTTCAGCAATTTGAAGCCGGCTCCCACCATTACGGGCTGCTTTTTAAGGTGATATAA
- a CDS encoding extracellular solute-binding protein has translation MSAFQVVLLSIFGVIIVAAVLLFASGGLGQHAAPVPDLTMWGTLKAEDINNLLAALDNIKRGAIKVTYVQKDPASFDAEFTEAVAEGKGPDIIVLSQDEILSERNKLIPIPLTTLTDRQIADTFVEEGSIFGTSRGYLAVPFTIDPLVMYWNRTLFQNAGLSRPPQYWDELSTLVPTLTKKDQSSNITQSTIALGEIVNINNAKAILSSLIFQAGNPITVLSPATDPHPDQVSAVLDQKFSATVPPTPAALDFYTEFSDPTNPNFSWTRALPNSSNDFLAGKLAIYLGFASEYASLREKNPNLNFDVALLPQPRNATARINFGNITGLAIAKGTQHSDAAYAAIGVLTNSTSLSILSGMNNLPPVRRDLLATTATSAAMAVFQNAALQSKGWFDPNPNESVKVFREMVESIESGNRTTGDAVSAGNVELQNLIP, from the coding sequence ATGTCTGCTTTTCAAGTTGTTCTACTTTCTATCTTCGGCGTCATCATTGTGGCGGCCGTCTTACTTTTTGCTTCCGGCGGCTTGGGCCAACACGCGGCGCCGGTGCCGGATCTCACCATGTGGGGCACTCTAAAAGCGGAAGATATCAATAATCTTCTGGCCGCTTTAGACAATATTAAAAGAGGAGCCATCAAGGTGACGTATGTTCAAAAAGATCCGGCTTCCTTCGACGCTGAATTTACCGAGGCAGTGGCGGAAGGCAAGGGTCCAGATATAATCGTTCTTTCGCAAGATGAAATTCTCTCGGAGCGAAACAAACTTATTCCCATTCCTTTGACTACTTTAACTGACCGCCAGATTGCCGACACTTTTGTGGAAGAGGGCAGTATCTTCGGCACTTCTCGCGGATATTTAGCCGTGCCTTTTACGATTGATCCGTTAGTAATGTATTGGAATCGAACTCTCTTTCAGAATGCCGGTTTATCTCGACCTCCTCAATACTGGGATGAGCTTTCCACTTTAGTTCCAACTTTGACCAAAAAGGACCAATCTTCAAACATCACTCAAAGCACCATCGCTCTCGGTGAGATAGTAAATATCAATAACGCCAAAGCCATTCTCTCTTCCTTAATTTTCCAAGCCGGAAATCCAATTACCGTTCTTAGTCCGGCTACCGATCCTCATCCAGATCAGGTTTCTGCCGTGCTCGATCAGAAATTTTCGGCGACCGTACCTCCAACACCAGCCGCTCTTGATTTCTATACAGAATTCTCTGATCCCACCAATCCAAATTTTTCCTGGACTCGCGCTTTGCCGAATTCCAGTAATGATTTTCTAGCAGGGAAGCTCGCCATCTATCTGGGCTTTGCCAGCGAATATGCTTCGCTCCGAGAAAAAAATCCAAACTTAAATTTTGATGTAGCACTTTTACCTCAACCGCGGAACGCTACCGCCCGAATCAATTTCGGAAACATTACCGGCTTAGCCATCGCCAAAGGTACGCAGCATTCTGATGCCGCTTATGCCGCCATTGGAGTTCTTACCAACAGCACCTCATTAAGTATTCTTTCCGGCATGAATAATTTGCCGCCAGTTCGCCGCGATCTTTTGGCTACCACTGCCACCAGCGCCGCCATGGCCGTCTTTCAAAACGCCGCCCTTCAGAGCAAAGGCTGGTTTGATCCGAATCCGAATGAAAGTGTCAAAGTTTTCAGAGAAATGGTAGAATCAATTGAATCGGGCAATCGAACCACCGGAGATGCTGTCAGTGCCGGCAATGTTGAACTACAAAATCTTATTCCTTAA
- a CDS encoding pilin — protein sequence MKSLGLIFIFLLLSIFSILAVFPHQTVAVSQPSQLVPKCNDNNGGCQWNDLVTLANTIVNFLLYLAGSLAAISFAFAGFLYLTAGGNPSKAAEAKGIFWKVIIGLIIAVGAWLLVKAILAGLGVQNTYSLLGS from the coding sequence ATGAAAAGTCTCGGTTTAATTTTTATATTTCTGCTCCTAAGTATTTTTTCGATTTTAGCGGTTTTCCCGCATCAAACTGTGGCGGTTAGTCAGCCATCCCAATTGGTTCCGAAATGTAATGACAATAATGGGGGATGTCAGTGGAATGATTTAGTAACCTTAGCTAATACAATTGTTAACTTCCTTCTTTATCTGGCTGGATCTCTGGCCGCTATTTCTTTTGCCTTTGCCGGTTTTCTGTATTTAACTGCAGGAGGGAACCCCAGCAAAGCAGCCGAAGCTAAAGGTATTTTCTGGAAAGTGATTATTGGCCTAATTATCGCCGTGGGGGCATGGCTTTTAGTCAAAGCCATCTTAGCCGGTCTCGGAGTGCAAAATACCTATTCCTTGTTAGGATCTTAA
- a CDS encoding pilin, with translation MKNFTSLIVILVSGLMVFSVAFAQNDISNFGGNTNIGPEASPFYGQSSGSNLGQSSGGNNSSGRLDNPLSNTGNIYDFIAKVLEEVAKIGAVICVFFIIYAGFLFVTAQGNEDKLKTAKNAFLYTVIGVIILLGAELIAKIIENTIKSL, from the coding sequence ATGAAAAACTTTACTTCCTTAATAGTTATTTTAGTCAGTGGTTTGATGGTTTTTTCTGTTGCCTTTGCCCAAAACGATATCTCTAATTTCGGTGGTAATACTAATATTGGTCCGGAGGCAAGTCCTTTTTATGGACAAAGCAGTGGTTCAAATCTGGGTCAAAGTAGTGGAGGAAACAACAGCAGCGGCCGGCTCGATAACCCACTTAGCAACACCGGCAATATTTATGATTTCATCGCCAAAGTTTTGGAAGAAGTGGCGAAAATTGGGGCAGTCATTTGTGTCTTCTTTATTATCTACGCCGGCTTCTTGTTTGTGACCGCTCAAGGAAATGAAGATAAATTGAAAACTGCCAAGAACGCCTTTCTCTATACAGTCATTGGAGTAATCATTTTGTTGGGGGCCGAATTAATTGCTAAAATTATTGAGAACACTATTAAATCTCTCTAA
- a CDS encoding pilin has protein sequence MSLKSFWHRINFYLGILFSLLLPEVAFGQQSPTIGQLIRSALNVLNLLVPFVIGLALVLFLYGVVRYALAGSAEDKSSARKVMLWGIIALFVMVSVWGLVNLLRDALGISTNPNISAPSVPNSDFSSGGPVFGNGGNTSFGQ, from the coding sequence GTGAGTCTAAAGTCTTTTTGGCACAGAATTAATTTCTACCTCGGCATTTTGTTCAGCCTTCTTCTGCCGGAGGTAGCTTTTGGTCAGCAATCTCCGACTATCGGCCAGCTTATCCGCTCGGCGCTGAATGTTCTCAATCTGTTAGTGCCGTTTGTTATCGGTCTGGCCTTGGTACTCTTTCTCTACGGCGTCGTAAGATATGCTTTGGCCGGTTCCGCAGAGGACAAATCTAGTGCCAGAAAAGTAATGCTTTGGGGCATCATCGCGCTCTTTGTTATGGTCTCCGTCTGGGGGCTGGTTAACTTACTTCGAGATGCTCTCGGTATTTCAACCAATCCCAACATTTCTGCGCCAAGTGTGCCGAATAGCGATTTCTCTTCCGGTGGACCAGTCTTTGGAAATGGAGGTAACACTAGCTTTGGACAATAA
- a CDS encoding gluconeogenesis factor YvcK family protein: MKKIVTIGGGTGSFITLRGLKKYQFDITAIVNIFDSGGSSGVLRDEYGILPPGDIRRCLVALASEEKEPILRDLFSYRFENGSLGGHSFGNLMLTALDRIKGNYLQAIEEASKILEIKGKVLPISLDKATLCAELENGQIIEGETNIDVPKHDGTLKIKRVFLKPEATILPQSAKAIEEADLIVIGPGDLYTSIIPNFLVKGFKEAINMTRGKIVYTCNLMTKWGETNDFVASDFVKELLSYSDLKKLNVVICNDKEVKEPYLSRYAEEKKYPLKIDNKLSDLTDKVIKIAIFKEADVVRHDSDSIAKVINSLL; encoded by the coding sequence ATGAAAAAGATAGTTACCATTGGCGGCGGCACGGGTAGTTTCATTACTCTTCGAGGATTGAAGAAGTATCAATTTGATATTACAGCTATCGTCAATATTTTCGACTCGGGCGGTAGTAGCGGAGTTCTTCGTGATGAATACGGTATTTTGCCTCCCGGCGACATCAGGAGATGTTTGGTTGCTTTAGCTTCGGAAGAGAAGGAGCCTATTCTGCGAGATCTCTTTTCCTATCGATTTGAAAATGGCAGCTTAGGCGGTCACAGCTTTGGGAATTTGATGTTAACTGCTCTAGACCGAATTAAAGGCAATTATCTACAAGCTATAGAAGAAGCATCAAAAATCTTAGAGATTAAGGGAAAAGTTTTACCAATTTCGCTTGATAAGGCTACCTTATGCGCCGAACTTGAAAACGGCCAAATAATAGAAGGAGAAACTAATATAGATGTTCCAAAACATGACGGAACGTTGAAAATCAAAAGGGTTTTTCTCAAACCAGAAGCAACCATTTTACCTCAATCAGCCAAAGCGATTGAGGAGGCGGATCTAATAGTAATTGGTCCGGGTGATTTGTATACCTCCATTATCCCAAATTTCCTAGTTAAAGGATTTAAGGAAGCAATAAATATGACTAGAGGCAAGATTGTTTACACCTGCAACCTGATGACTAAATGGGGCGAGACTAATGATTTTGTTGCTTCGGATTTTGTAAAAGAATTACTTTCATACAGTGATTTAAAGAAATTAAACGTTGTGATTTGTAATGATAAGGAAGTCAAAGAGCCGTATTTGTCTCGATATGCCGAGGAAAAGAAATATCCATTAAAGATTGACAACAAGCTTTCAGATTTGACCGACAAAGTAATAAAAATAGCCATCTTCAAAGAAGCCGACGTTGTACGTCACGATTCTGATTCAATTGCGAAGGTAATAAATTCATTGTTATAG
- the def gene encoding peptide deformylase: protein MKTLNTEKFLSPDNPILTKAAEEISPTEILSLEVQRDIEEMLKIAYGEQQEKDKPLLVGLAAPQIGISKRIILVDVTADGKGEVKSDLRVYINPEIVSFSEEKEEWYEGCFSTSRVCGIVSRPSRITVEAMTREGKPIKEDHSGYIARVFQHEIDHLNGIEFTTHISDVSNLHWVERDEFPEYRNKQGWRNWPKKCSREKWEKIKGIRK from the coding sequence ATGAAAACATTAAACACTGAAAAATTCCTATCTCCAGATAACCCCATTCTCACAAAGGCTGCTGAAGAGATCTCGCCGACAGAGATCCTAAGTCTGGAAGTTCAGAGAGATATCGAAGAGATGCTGAAAATAGCCTACGGCGAACAGCAAGAAAAAGATAAGCCGCTTTTGGTTGGACTTGCCGCGCCCCAGATTGGTATTTCTAAAAGAATCATTCTGGTTGATGTAACCGCGGACGGCAAAGGAGAAGTGAAAAGTGATTTGCGTGTCTACATTAATCCAGAGATAGTCTCGTTTTCTGAAGAGAAAGAGGAATGGTATGAAGGGTGCTTTTCTACAAGTAGGGTCTGCGGAATCGTCTCGAGACCTTCACGTATCACTGTCGAAGCAATGACCAGGGAAGGAAAACCGATTAAAGAAGATCATTCTGGTTATATAGCTCGCGTCTTCCAACACGAAATTGATCATTTGAACGGTATTGAATTCACTACTCACATCAGCGACGTCAGCAACCTTCACTGGGTGGAAAGGGATGAATTTCCAGAGTATCGCAATAAACAAGGCTGGAGAAATTGGCCGAAAAAGTGCTCGCGAGAGAAGTGGGAAAAGATAAAAGGAATTAGAAAGTAA
- a CDS encoding ribosome-binding factor A, which yields MAYRQEKTTELIRHLASEFIERESGGNGLITITHVSVSDDYKEAMILFTVYPEKEEKAALDFLKRRRTDFKHYVKQKSRIGRVPFFDFELDYGEKNRQKIDAISNNL from the coding sequence ATGGCTTACCGACAGGAAAAAACCACTGAACTAATCAGACATCTGGCTTCCGAATTCATTGAGCGAGAGTCAGGCGGAAACGGTCTCATTACTATTACTCATGTTTCCGTCTCAGACGATTATAAAGAAGCCATGATCTTATTTACGGTTTATCCGGAGAAAGAAGAGAAGGCCGCCCTTGATTTTCTAAAGCGGCGGCGCACCGACTTTAAACATTACGTTAAGCAAAAATCGCGAATTGGACGAGTGCCATTTTTTGATTTTGAACTGGACTATGGTGAGAAGAATCGCCAGAAAATTGACGCCATTTCCAATAATCTCTAG
- the infB gene encoding translation initiation factor IF-2, which yields MRFIDNTWYKGERPKYSVHFEKALFQCISNKYMPELKTKTTKLIERPPVIVVMGHIDHGKSTLLDYIRQSNVAEKEVGGITQNISAYEVEHNGKRLTFLDTPGHEAFSRLRGRGASVADLAILVVSAEDGVKPQTIEAYKSIQEAKLPVIVAINKIDKEGANLDRARQSLIENEIYLEGFGGDIPSIPISAKTGQGVPELLDMMLLVSELAELKADPNAPAEGTIIEVNRDKEKGISGSLIIKSGTLRGGMFVVGGTSIAPTRLMEDHLGRRITEVTFSSPVKVIGFDSIPSVGSRFYTFPTKKEAEGFIETAKKTQTENKVEADDPNKFVIPIIIKANTSGIIEAIEYELAKLQTEKVGLRVLYKAIGDVNDDDVKIASGKAGSLVIGFDTKISGPTKQLAERLEVEIHIFNIIYKLQEWLETVIKDRTPQEEVEEKKGLAKILRLFSHVKDRQIIGGRVEEGTISLSDELKILRRDAVIGQGKIRELQQAKAKTSSVEAGAEFGAMVESKIEIAAGDKLECFVVVKK from the coding sequence ATGCGTTTCATAGATAATACATGGTACAAAGGAGAGCGGCCAAAGTACAGCGTCCATTTTGAAAAAGCCCTTTTTCAATGTATAAGTAATAAATACATGCCAGAATTAAAAACTAAAACTACAAAATTAATTGAGCGCCCGCCTGTCATTGTGGTCATGGGGCATATTGATCATGGCAAATCGACCTTGCTGGATTACATTCGTCAAAGCAATGTGGCAGAAAAAGAAGTGGGGGGCATCACTCAAAATATTTCCGCATATGAAGTGGAACACAATGGCAAACGCCTGACCTTTTTAGACACACCCGGTCATGAAGCTTTCTCGCGTCTGCGCGGTCGGGGCGCTTCCGTGGCCGATCTGGCCATTCTGGTAGTGTCAGCGGAAGACGGAGTCAAGCCACAGACTATTGAGGCTTACAAAAGTATTCAGGAGGCAAAACTGCCGGTTATTGTGGCCATTAACAAGATTGATAAGGAGGGGGCAAATCTGGATCGAGCTCGTCAGTCACTTATTGAAAACGAAATCTATTTGGAAGGTTTTGGCGGCGACATCCCCTCCATTCCCATTTCAGCCAAAACCGGACAAGGTGTTCCGGAGCTTCTCGATATGATGCTTTTGGTATCGGAATTAGCTGAATTAAAAGCGGATCCAAATGCACCGGCCGAAGGCACTATTATTGAAGTGAATCGCGATAAGGAAAAAGGTATCTCCGGAAGCCTTATTATTAAGTCCGGTACCTTGCGCGGCGGCATGTTTGTAGTCGGGGGTACAAGCATTGCTCCCACTCGCCTGATGGAAGATCATCTGGGACGACGGATAACGGAAGTCACTTTTTCTTCACCAGTAAAAGTAATCGGCTTTGATAGTATTCCGTCAGTTGGTTCTCGCTTTTATACATTTCCCACCAAAAAGGAGGCCGAAGGATTTATTGAGACAGCCAAAAAGACCCAAACAGAAAACAAAGTTGAAGCGGATGATCCTAACAAGTTTGTTATCCCGATTATCATTAAAGCTAATACCTCGGGCATTATTGAAGCCATTGAATATGAGCTCGCTAAACTTCAGACTGAAAAAGTTGGTCTGCGAGTACTTTATAAAGCCATCGGTGATGTAAACGATGATGACGTAAAAATTGCCAGCGGCAAGGCGGGTTCATTAGTAATTGGTTTTGATACTAAAATCAGTGGGCCCACTAAACAATTGGCCGAGAGATTGGAAGTGGAAATTCATATCTTTAATATTATTTATAAGTTGCAGGAATGGCTGGAGACGGTTATCAAAGATCGAACGCCCCAAGAAGAAGTGGAAGAAAAGAAAGGATTGGCAAAGATTTTGCGTCTTTTCAGTCATGTTAAAGATCGCCAGATTATTGGCGGTCGGGTTGAAGAAGGAACGATTAGTCTTAGCGATGAATTGAAAATTCTTCGACGCGATGCCGTCATTGGTCAGGGAAAAATTCGGGAGCTTCAGCAGGCCAAGGCTAAGACCAGCAGTGTAGAGGCCGGAGCAGAATTCGGAGCCATGGTAGAGTCAAAAATTGAGATTGCCGCTGGAGACAAACTTGAGTGTTTCGTTGTTGTTAAAAAATAA